The proteins below are encoded in one region of Colletotrichum lupini chromosome 5, complete sequence:
- a CDS encoding haloacid dehalogenase-like hydrolase encodes MLMERYASSEPQTYMFGEMRQALGITKKVDILDHVYSLPTKEEQETAMESIRHIERTAMASQVAQPGLVELMSYLDSRGVRKGICTRNFDAPVAHLLGKFLEGSLFEPIVTRDFRPPKPDPAGILHIARNWGLVKEASTSTDAKETTIGDGSELIMVGDSIDDMTAGRRAGAATVLLANDVNVHLVDHEHTDLVIRRLDELIPILEDGFSSREPVSST; translated from the exons ATGTTGATGGAACGTTATG CATCAAGTGAACCTCAAACGTACATGTTCGGCGAGATGCGTCAAGCCCTCGGCATCACAAAGAAAGTAGACATCCTCGACCATGTCTACTCCCTCCCCACGAAGGAGGAACAAGAGACAGCAATGGAGTCCATTCGCCACATTGAGCGTACGGCCATGGCATCTCAGGTGGCCCAGCCGGGCCTCGTGGAGCTCATGTCCTACCTCGACAGCCGCGGCGTCCGCAAGGGCATCTGCACCCGCAACTTCGACGCGCCCGTGGCACACCTTCTCGGGAAGTTCCTCGAGGGGTCACTTTTCGAGCCTATCGTGACCCGCGACTTTCGTCCGCCTAAGCCAGATCCCGCAGGGATTCTGCATATTGCGCGAAACTGGGGTCTTGTCAAAGAAGCAAGCACCTCGACTGATGCAAAGGAGACAACCATCGGTGATGGTAGTGAGTTGATCATGGTTGGGGACTCGATCGATGACATGACAGCTGGGCGAAGAGCTGGCGCGGCGACAGTGCTCCTTGCCAACGATGTCAATGTACATTTGGTCGACCACGAGCACACTGACTTGGTGATTCGCCGATTAGACGAGCTGATTCCTATCCTTGAGGATGGTTTTAGCAGCAGGGAGCCAGTTTCATCGACATAA
- a CDS encoding ribosomal protein L19, giving the protein MSSSNSNQWPPRRPSKRSKLRNGTFIVPGTGERSRRQFSLRGSSIEIPQPEVNGYRSLLAAESTGESLNVVKHNIKTSALHLWDWLMSSAGKGVLKCTLAYLLASMATFLSPISAFLGKPDGKHVVATLTVYFHASRTWGSMVEAVAIATIAVLYAEIISCLAMAFSVVVGGQLGLIPLSHVLILTFCIGGGMGFIGWVKQRLNNPLVNVGCTLSSIAIIAVVTREEAIHEGHFSEAKIVQVLKMLAIGITITATVNFFVWRVSARALLRSSMNSAAVSLADMLSMITRGFLNGSENEIMSGDFGQVARLYKTTYGKMTKNLRESKLEHWVLGREKIYNLEKNLVKSLESLSQAIGGLRSAANTQFALLKEMPQDPMGGQLSPGSTVFSPTLSRAMSQYLKGARDRFATLASIEEDDEYDDDLDSHPSPEATPDGPPAPLPTFRSPSEIFELFIALLGPSMKSLAYTLSEILREQAFAKGADSKITVNPHFKHSLKDAMALYSNARTHALQELYTSIELGRARSEKIQADIEEVAAACGHFSFSLQHVAEDIDAYLTALEELKYNREMGSRSWNWLKVWKYFSSPAQPKESDPSSMDTERLLHQPMEPPEQPVRAIRKSALPRGIPDTMIKRRDTFSWDAAPNASMIMRFFSQQLLKGLRVLARDDIRFGVKVGFGAMLWAACAFIPATRPTYQHWRGEWGLLSFMIVASMTVGAANTTGTARFIGTIAGATFSLTAWAISQGNGVVLAFLGWMVSFFSFYMMLVKNNAPFGRITLLAWNVTVLYAYSLSQKVDDDDDDEGGSNPLMFEIVYHRFVAVSLGILWGIFVCRAIWPISGRKKFKEGLSVLYLQLGLIWKRGPLAILLRSDNTRSYMKAGEEQALQRYAFKLEALRNSAKSEFELRGPFPDAAYGRIMQSTSKILDGFHAMRLVTSRRGQLSAGERALLEYTAPERAQLCDRICHVFQVLASSMMLEYPLTDAIPSVVGNKDRLLGKIYQFRKEHQPPSPIVGDDFGEQRQEESGNGNGNVGSNNSSSNNNNQSTKNGVVLEEKDFALLYAYTLVTAQVAQELEYVQREIENLFGVLNTEALLLQEVAAACSQ; this is encoded by the exons ATGAGCTCGTCGAACAGCAACCAATGGCCACCTAGGCGGCCCTCGAAACGGAGC AAGCTCCGAAATGGCACCTTCATCGTCCCAGGCACCGGCGAACGCAGCCGCCGCCAATTCTCTCTCCGCGGATCGAGCATCGAGATTCCTCAGCCCGAAGTGAACGGATACCGATCCCTCTTGGCCGCCGAGTCGACGGGCGAGTCTCTCAATGTGGTCAAGCATAATATCAAGACCAGTGCCCTGCACCTCTGGGACTGGCTCATGTCTTCGGCGGGCAAGGGCGTGCTGAAGTGTACCTTGGCATACCTGTTGGCCAGTATGGCGACGTTCCTCTCGCCCATCTCGGCTTTCTTGGGGAAGCCTGATGGGAAGCACGTCGTCGCGACTTTGACGGTCTATTTCCACGCCAGTCGCACGTGGGGTTCCATGGTCGAGGCCGTCGCCATTGCCACCATAGCCGTCCTGTATGCCGAAATCATATCCTGCCTCGCCATGGCCTTTTCCGTTGTGGTAGGAGGCCAGCTCGGCCTCATCCCGCTGTCTCACGTTCTCATCTTGACGTTCTGCATCGGCGGCGGCATGGGATTCATCGGGTGGGTGAAGCAAAGGCTGAACAACCCCTTGGTCAATGTGGGATGTACCCTTTCTTCGATTGCCATCATCGCTGTGGTCACTAGAGAGGAAGCAATCCACGAAGGGCACTTTTCCGAAGCTAAGATTGTACAAGTACTTAAGATGTTGGCTATAGGCATTACAATCACGGCAACGGTCAACTTCTTTGTCTGGAGAGTGTCGGCACGGGCCCTTTTGCGTTCCTCGATGAACTCGGCCGCGGTATCACTCGCGGACATGCTCTCGATGATTACTCGTGGCTTCCTGAATGGTTCTGAGAACGAGATCATGTCGGGAGACTTTGGCCAGGTTGCGAGACTGTACAAAACGACGTACGGGAAAATGACGAAGAATCTTAGGGAGTCAAAATTGGAACACTGGGTTCTTGGACGGGAGAAAATCTATAACCTGGAAAAGAATCTCGTCAAGTCGTTGGAATCACTCTCGCAAGCCATAGGAGGTTTGAGGAGTGCGGCGAACACGCAGTTTGCCTTACTCAAGGAGATGCCGCAGGATCCCATGGGCGGACAGCTTTCTCCCGGAAGCACGGTGTTCTCACCAACGCTGTCTCGCGCCATGTCCCAATACCTCAAGGGTGCTCGGGATCGGTTCGCGACACTGGCATCAATCGAGGAAGATGACGAGTACGACGATGATCTGGATAGCCACCCAAGCCCTGAGGCAACCCCAGACGGCCCTCCGGCGCCACTGCCTACTTTCCGCTCACCGTCAGAGATCTTTGAGCTCTTCATAGCGCTGCTGGGCCCCTCGATGAAGTCTTTGGCATACACTCTTTCGGAGATCCTGAGAGAGCAAGCTTTTGCAAAGGGAGCAGACTCCAAGATTACAGTCAACCCTCATTTTAAGCATAGTTTAAAGGACGCCATGGCGCTGTACAGCAACGCAAGAACTCACGCCCTGCAAGAGCTCTACACTAGTATCGAGCTGGGCCGAGCGAGGTCAGAAAAGATTCAAGCAGACATCGAGGAAGTCGCGGCCGCCTGCGGACATTTCAGTTTCAGTTTGCAGCACGTAGCAGAGGATATTGATGCATACTTGACAGCCTTGGAAGAACTCAAGTATAATCGTGAGATGGGCTCCCGCAGCTGGAACTGGCTGAAGGTTTGGAAGTACTTTTCCTCGCCCGCTCAACCCAAGGAATCCGATCCTAGCAGCATGGATACTGAGCGTTTGCTGCATCAACCTATGGAGCCTCCGGAGCAGCCTGTTCGTGCCATCAGGAAATCGGCTCTTCCCAGGGGTATTCCCGACACGATGATCAAGCGCAGAGATACTTTTAGCTGGGATGCCGCTCCCAACGCGAGCATGATTATGAGATTTTTCTCGCAGCAGCTTCTCAAGGGTCTGAGGGTTTTGGCTCGCGATGACA TCCGATTTGGTGTCAAAGTCGGCTTTGGAGCGATGCTTTGGGCAGCATGTGCCTTCATTCCGGCAACAAGACCGACGTATCAGCACTGGCGAGGCGAGTGGGGCTTGCTATCTTTCATGATTGTCGCGTCTATGACTGTCGGAGCAGCCAACACCACGGGCACTGCAAGGTTTATTGGCACCATTGCCGGAGCTACCTTTTCCTTGACGGCGTGGGCCATCAGCCAAGGAAACGGGGTCGTCCTCGCGTTCCTGGGCTGGATGGTCAGCTTCTTCAGTTTCTACATGATGCTCGTCAAGAACAATGCCCCCTTCGGTAGGATTACGCTTCTCGCCTGGAACGTCACTGTTCTCTACGCCTATTCGTTGTCACAAAAGGTGGatgatgacgatgacgatgaggGAGGTTCCAACCCTTTGATGTTTGAAATTGTCTATCACAGATTTGTTGCGGTGTCTTTGGGTATTCTATGGGGTATCTTTGTTTGCCGGGCAATCTGGCCCATCTCGGGCAGGAAGAAGTTCAAGGAAGGTCTTTCAGTACTCTATCTCCAGCTTGGCCTCATCTGGAAGAGAGGACCGTTGGCTATTCTACTCCGAAGCGACAACACGAGGTCGTACATGAAAGCCGGAGAAGAGCAAGCACTGCAACGCTATG CCTTCAAGCTTGAAGCCTTGCGTAATTCCGCAAAGAGCGAGTTCGAACTTCGTGGCCCTTTTCCTGATGCCGCCTACGGCCGCATCATGCAGTCTACCAGCAAGATTCTCGACGGATTCCACGCCATGCGGCTCGTGACCTCCAGACGGGGGCAGTTGTCCGCAGGCGAACGAGCTCTGCTCGAGTACACGGCACCAGAGCGCGCGCAACTTTGCGACCGCATCTGCCACGTGTTTCAGGTGCTCGCAAGCTCCATGATGCTAGAGTACCCGCTCACCGACGCGATCCCGTCAGTGGTGGGCAACAAGGACCGACTGCTGGGCAAGATTTATCAGTTCCGCAAGGAGCACCAGCCTCCTTCTCCCATAGTTGGGGATGACTTCGGGGAGCAGCGACAGGAGGAGAGTGGCAACGGAAACGGCAATGTCGGCAGCAACAATAGCAGtagcaacaacaacaaccaaAGTACCAAGAATGGTGTGGTGTTGGAAGAGAAGGACTTTGCTCTGTTGTACGCGTACACCTTGGTCACGGCCCAGGTCGCGCAGGAGCTCGAGTACGTGCAGAGGGAGATTGAGAACCTCTTTGGCGTGCTCAACACGGAAGCGCTCTTGCTgca AGAGGTGGCGGCGGCATGCTCGCAGTAG